AACCAACTCTTCATGCCAGTCCTTTTTTTATGGAAGTTTGCTGGAGAATCGATTGGTTTCTATCCAACTTTTTGATGCAAAAAAGAAAATTGACACAAGCAACGGCAAAATCATCTTATTCGAAAAATCTGTATTCAAACGAAAAAATTAAAACCACTTTAAACACTGATTTTAAAGACATTAAAACCTACATACAAGAAATTTCGCTTCTCTAATCGAGCTTTTTTCTACGATTCAATTCTAAAGAATCCGTTTTTTTCTTCAAAGCTGATTTCGCTTTTTTAGTTTCCTTTTTTTTCTTTTTTTCCGCTTTAATCAAGGCTTCAACAGCAAGTTTCTTTTGATCTAATCGCTTAGTCATTTGCTCAAACATGTTTTTATATTCTTCATAATCTGAAGCATAATACACATTACTTTGCGCAAATTGCAGGCTGTCGACTTTATATTTTTTATAAATATATTGCTTTGGACTTATTTTATTGGAATCTAATATTGCAGGACTTTGATATTTAATGGCTTCCAATAATGACAAATCATACATAATATTGACCATAACGTCTTTTTCTATAAGCCGATTTGGTTTTTTAACAACCTCTTCTTTACAACTTACAAAAACCAAAAGCACGACTAAGACTACTATTTTTTTCATTTTGCTTTTTATCTATCAAATAACAAACGCTTTCCGGCACGAATTTCTTTTACTTTAAAAGCGCTGTAAACCAATTGTCCGTTTACAAAAGTATGGGTAATTCTGGATTTAAAAGTAAATCCTTCAAACGGAGACCAACCACATTTTGCCAAAATATTTTCTTTTTTCACACTCCAAGGCAAGCCTGAATTTACAATCACTAAATCAGCATAATACCCAACTTTGATAAAACCACGTTTTTCTATTTTGAAAATCTTAGCCGGATTGTGACACATTTTTTCGACAATTTTCTCAATACTGATTTTTCCTTGATGATATGCTTCAAACATAGCCACAACAGCATGTTGCACAAGCGGACCTCCTGAAGGTGCATTAAGATAAGATTGTTTTTTTTCTTCTAAAGTATGTGGTGCGTGATCGGTAGCAATCACATCAATTCGATCGTCAAGTAAGGCTTCCCAAAGCACTTTACGGTCATTGGCCGTTTTTACTGCTGGATTCCATTTTATCAAATTGCCTTTGGTGGCGTAATCTTCATTGGTAAACCACAAATGATGAATACAAACCTCGGCAGTAATTTTTTTATCTTCTAATGGGATTTTGTTAGTAAACAAATCCATTTCTTTGGCAGTAGAAAGATGAAATATATGCAAACGAGCACCAGTTTTCTTGGCAAGAGCAATCGCTTTTGAAGAAGAAATATAACAAGCTTCCTCACTTCGAATAAGGTGATGCACCGTTACAGGAACATCTTCTCCAAACTCTTCTTTATATTTTTCAAGATTATTTTTGATGGTTGTTTCGTCTTCACAATGCACCGCAATAAGCATTGGCGTACTGGAAAAAATCCTTTCTAAAGTCGCTTCATTATCCACCAACATATTTCCGGTTGAGGAGCCCAAAAATATTTTGATTCCGGCAACATTCTTTGGATTTGTTTTTAAAACTTCTTCCAAATTATCATTGGTAGCCCCCATCATAAACGAATAATTCGCATACGATTTCTCAGAAGCAATTTGGTATTTTTCTTCTAGAATTTCCTGCGTCACCGCATTGGGAACCGTATTGGGTTGTTCAATATAGGAAGTAATTCCACCCGCAACAGCCGCTCTCGATTCTGATTCTATGTCTCCTTTGTGCGTCAGACCCGGTTCTCTAAAGTGTACTTGATCGTCAATTGCACCGGGAATTAAATAATTTCCTTCGGCATCGATGATTTTACATTGGGAAGATTTGGGACT
This region of Flavobacterium lacustre genomic DNA includes:
- a CDS encoding DUF4296 domain-containing protein, whose protein sequence is MKKIVVLVVLLVFVSCKEEVVKKPNRLIEKDVMVNIMYDLSLLEAIKYQSPAILDSNKISPKQYIYKKYKVDSLQFAQSNVYYASDYEEYKNMFEQMTKRLDQKKLAVEALIKAEKKKKKETKKAKSALKKKTDSLELNRRKKLD
- a CDS encoding dihydroorotase, whose product is MNRVLIKNAKIVNEGTIFEGDVLIEDDLIVEISESISPKSSQCKIIDAEGNYLIPGAIDDQVHFREPGLTHKGDIESESRAAVAGGITSYIEQPNTVPNAVTQEILEEKYQIASEKSYANYSFMMGATNDNLEEVLKTNPKNVAGIKIFLGSSTGNMLVDNEATLERIFSSTPMLIAVHCEDETTIKNNLEKYKEEFGEDVPVTVHHLIRSEEACYISSSKAIALAKKTGARLHIFHLSTAKEMDLFTNKIPLEDKKITAEVCIHHLWFTNEDYATKGNLIKWNPAVKTANDRKVLWEALLDDRIDVIATDHAPHTLEEKKQSYLNAPSGGPLVQHAVVAMFEAYHQGKISIEKIVEKMCHNPAKIFKIEKRGFIKVGYYADLVIVNSGLPWSVKKENILAKCGWSPFEGFTFKSRITHTFVNGQLVYSAFKVKEIRAGKRLLFDR